One segment of Anomalospiza imberbis isolate Cuckoo-Finch-1a 21T00152 chromosome 2, ASM3175350v1, whole genome shotgun sequence DNA contains the following:
- the FANCB gene encoding Fanconi anemia group B protein isoform X2: protein MFLSEQDQFLSYNGEVLVFQLTKPEHAEEADDKAMNLCVRRMAFNRDTKLFVQKSSGVFSMGASHSKIEMICCSCTTDSRTGIILPCILMKKKKRSSVKYFLLLLHSSNQFEPSLYFKLDYELKEDIRLFAGPSLLWTHANKLFYISSNTCVVRSAPVHLSSVVWTGEIVGEGTVILGIRAACLPETEDSDGFSVSDRAIWGSEFFGYAIQSQKFLTGTCFMPHAYSRVVSSVYVCRSERLRKQLRISLVAITHKNQLIWFQNGTPKGVCELPYEKPCSVKPALTSSSDLLFAVSFASGNSCVIQRRDSLQVASKWQKVKCVLVDDFIGSGSEQLLLLFKDDSNTDVLSTFKITDLGEVNYASDINYKHDVPAAEGLQENGLLTVRALETRLQAGWTSVRELQQHLGLQKRVILESCRALIDLVEERTHILPNSKKEGLVSLWDDVENPPDSLSKETSSASEVPEHFTEELWQRVVGDSLVVGVKLTESFCLSLTDVSLSLVMDQDFSSISPIIKCQSKIIKLNKAFSAMAVSSSQIEPPSKKMKLDLHSKNDRKKEFPKRSSRIQLDGAKTVTAVTSLSPLLAFHRVCCIVLLHARKQNNQNDSLQQSKKITVLCGKILLSLEDISNGRYSIKMLRDNSYCTGSMEDILAVLAVSVRFSFQIVSCDCTLAPVSSWLLGEMECTPFKECQDNIFCHKAGNVHGTIFNWALKNPFEGVLTIFCRFLDKHFLSQVKQKSDCLVPVPSQPY, encoded by the exons ATGTTTCTGAGTGAGCAAGATCAATTCTTGTCCTACAATGGTGAAGTCCTTGTATTTCAGTTGACAAAACCAGAGCATGCAGAGGAAGCAGATGATAAAGCAATGAATTTATGTGTCAGAAGGATGGCGTTCAACAGAGACACTAAGCTGTTTGTTCAGAAGTCTTCTGGAGTATTCAGCATGGGAGCCAGTCACTCAAAAATTGAAATGATTTGTTGTAGCTGCACAACAGATTCCAGAACAGGAATTATTCTTCCCTGCATTttgatgaagaagaaaaaacgGAGTAGTGTCAAATACTTTTTATTGTTGCTTCACAGTTCAAACCAATTTGAGCCAtccctttattttaaattggATTATGAGCTGAAAGAAGATATCAGGTTGTTTGCTGGCCCATCGTTGTTGTGGACACATGCCAACAAGCTCTTCTACATCTCTTCCAACACCTGCGTGGTTCGAAGTGCTCCTGTTCATCTTTCTTCTGTAGTGTGGACAGGTGAAATTGTGGGTGAAGGCACTGTTATCTTAGGGATAAGAGCTGCTTGCCTGCCAGAGACTGAAGACTCAGATGGATTTTCTGTTTCCGACAGAGCCATCTGGGGTAGTGAGTTCTTCGGATATGCGATTCAATCACAAAAATTTCTGACTGGCACGTGCTTCATGCCTCATGCTTACAGCAGAGTGGTATCTTCCGTTTATGTCTGCAGGAGTGAGAGATTGAGAAAACAGCTCCGAATATCACTTGTTGCCATAACCCACAAGAACCAGCTTATTTGGTTCCAAAATGGTACCCCTAAAGGTGTTTGTGAGCTTCCTTACGAAAAGCCATGTTCAGTAAAACCAGCTCTAACCAGCAGCAGTGATTTGCTATTTGCTGTATCTTTTGCCTCTGGAAATAGCTGTGTCATACAGAGGAGAGACAGCTTACAG GTGGCTTCCAAATGGCAAAAAGTGAAGTGTGTTCTGGTGGATGATTTTATTGGCTCTGGAAGTGAGCAGCTGTTACTGCTTTTTAAGGATGACTCCAATACAGACGTATTAAGTACATTCAAAATAACAGATCTTGGGGAGGTCAACTATGCA agtgATATCAATTATAAACATGATGTTCCTGCTGCAGAAGGATTGCAAGAAAATGGTTTGCTTACTGTCCGAGCCCTTGAAACAAGATTGCAG GCTGGTTGGACTTCTGTTCGAGAGCTGCAGCAACATTTAGGACTTCAAAAGAGGGTTATTCTTGAGTCTTGCAGAGCATTAATAGATCTTGTTGAAGAAAGAACTCATATTCTACCAAACTCAAAAAAG GAAGGCCTTGTCTCTCTCTGGGATGATGTAGAAAATCCTCCTGATTCTCTTAGTAAAGAGACATCATCAGCATCTGAAGTCCCAGAGCACTTCACAGAGGAATTGTGGCAGCGTGTTGTGGGTGACAGCCTGGTAGTTGGAGTAAAACTAACTGAATCATTTTGTTT GTCACTGACTGATGTCAGTTTATCTTTAGTGATGGATCAAGACTTCTCTTCAATTTCTCCAATTATCAAGTGTCAAAGTAAAATCATTAAGCTGAACAAAGCCTTCTCAGCAATGGCAGTCTCCTCAAGTCAAATTGAACCTCCTTCAAAAAAGATGAAATTGGACTTGCATAGCAAGAATGATCGGAAAAAAGAATTTCCTAAGAGATCTTCAAGGATTCAGCTGGATGGAGCAAAGACAGTCACTGCTGTCACCAGCCTTTCCCCACTACTGGCATTTCATCGTGTGTGCTGCATAGTTCTTCTGCATGCTAGGAAGCAAAACAATCAGAATGATAGTTTACAGCAGAGCAAAAAGATTACTGTACTCTGTGGGAAAATTTTGTTAAGTCTGGAAGATATTTCAAATGGCAGATATTCAATAAAAATGCTAAGGGATAATAGTTACTGTACAG GTTCCATGGAAGATATACTTGCTGTCCTTGCAGTGTCTGTCAGATTCTCCTTTCAGATTGTGTCTTGTGACTGCACGTTGGCTCCAGTCAGCTCATGGTTGCTGGGAGAAATGGAGTGCACACCATTTAAGGAATGCC